The following coding sequences lie in one Haematobia irritans isolate KBUSLIRL chromosome 3, ASM5000362v1, whole genome shotgun sequence genomic window:
- the LOC142228762 gene encoding uncharacterized protein LOC142228762 has product MLSLKFVLFMASCVIMVASSPVQILEESNLIYGIPGEIEIVPLSRHVRSPQHGSVQIDYTKDQRGREASVQYNHNLYTSKNGRGSIDAYAQGSRNFDHNRNNFGGGIQGKWRF; this is encoded by the coding sequence atgttgtcattaaAGTTTGTCCTTTTTATGGCATCGTGTGTTATCATGGTTGCTTCCTCTCCTGTACAGATTTTGGAGGAATCTAATCTTATTTATGGTATTCCTGGAGAAATAGAAATAGTTCCCTTATCACGTCATGTTCGATCTCCTCAACATGGTAGCGTACAGATAGACTACACCAAAGATCAACGTGGACGTGAAGCTTCGGTTCAATACAATCACAATTTGTATACCAGTAAGAATGGCCGTGGTTCCATAGATGCCTATGCCCAAGGTAGCCGAAACTTTGATCATAATCGTAATAATTTTGGTGGTGGTATCCAAGGAAAATGGAGATTTTGA
- the LOC142229501 gene encoding uncharacterized protein LOC142229501: protein MSSLKFSFVLLSTCLILVSSNPIEWDEIWAEEFDSAPLLRQVRSPQHGSVNIEYGQDQQQGREATIQYNHNLFTSSDGRGTIDAYAQGSRNFDHNRNDFGGGIQAKWNF from the coding sequence ATGtccagtttaaaattttcgtttgtccTCTTATCAACTTGCCTTATCCTAGTATCATCTAACCCAATTGAATGGGATGAAATCTGGGCCGAAGAATTTGATTCAGCACCATTGTTACGTCAAGTGCGATCTCCCCAACATGGAAGTGTCAACATTGAGTATGGTCAAGATCAACAACAAGgtcgtgaagcaacgattcaatACAatcacaatttatttactagctCAGATGGTCGAGGAACCATAGATGCTTATGCTCAGGGTAGCCGAAACTTTGATCATAATCGCAATGATTTTGGTGGTGGCATTCAagcaaaatggaatttttag
- the LOC142229719 gene encoding uncharacterized protein LOC142229719, with amino-acid sequence MCVVIDLDVVCLICLHHSEEMHSIFSNDGDGDSDGIQIAQKITTLSKLKVEADDENLPDKICDDCFKDLTAAWRFHKNCQTAMAVFKSILNPFVKSMRGSQNEDTKRRHAEDQAESEEKANVSVIELDGGSVHTEDTEEILEEHRDLEVIASEGESIIQTGKIGEDDTEDCNSTTETAEDDLEMVEFYVSDDGGLHELTQGEYLQNKATSSITQKKLDMNTSQSSLRKKPEPESSATEPTKANVESIKLSKTPKTFAKTNTRSQEKIKNQSISKLNVKDQYTEEEHNHHQKIEKPIVQSARKRKTPAAGNVKPRPPKICEICGNSYRFQHALNAHMRRHYQDKPFPCEMCEKAFVSNVELRRHMRVHTGLKPYACQYCDRRFSDFGSRIKHERTHTGERPYACTTCGKSFAYPHVLSVHLRTHTGEKKFRCEYCSKGFTKKAYLLSHIEQHHSFAKEGVTYETTLDNDEGGDAILEDNNDMHEMKDVKFDDCVFTSEYGGETHEIIQEECDDDEISHDDGSDKKIVVQQSLLRPKIESGNRSDSDVQEVEIHLDEYTLRVR; translated from the coding sequence ATGTGTGTGGTCATAGATCTGGATGTTGTGTGCCTAATATGTTTGCATCACTCTGAAGAAATGCACAGCATATTTTCAAACGACGGCGATGGTGATTCTGATGGTATACAAATTGCCCAAAAAATTACAACTTTATCAAAGTTGAAAGTGGAAGCAGATGACGAAAATTTGCCTGACAAAATATGTGATGATTGTTTCAAGGACCTGACGGCAGCATGGAGGtttcacaaaaattgtcaaaccgCAATGGCAGTATTTAAAAGTATACTCAATCCATTTGTAAAATCAATGCGTGGATCTCAAAACGAAGACACGAAAAGAAGACATGCAGAAGATCAAGCAGAAAGTGAAGAAAAGGCAAATGTCTCTGTTATTGAATTGGATGGTGGAAGTGTTCACACTGAAGATACAGAAGAAATCTTGGAAGAGCATAGAGACCTAGAAGTCATCGCTTCGGAAGGTGAAAGCATTATCCAAACGGGTAAAATTGGTGAAGATGATACCGAAGACTGCAATTCTACTACTGAAACTGCAGAGGATGATTTAGAAATGGTCGAATTCTATGTAAGTGATGATGGTGGTTTACATGAACTCACTCAAGGAGAATATCTTCAAAATAAAGCAACATCGTCAATAACTCAGAAAAAGCTGGATATGAATACATCGCAATCATCTTTAAGGAAAAAACCTGAACCAGAATCATCAGCGACCGAGCCTACAAAGGCCAATGTGGAAAGCATAAAGTTGAGTAAAACACCTAAAACTTTCGCCAAAACTAATACGAGAAGTCAAGAGAAGATAAAAAATCAATCTATATCGAAACTAAATGTAAAAGACCAATATACTGAAGAAGAACATAATCAtcatcaaaaaatagaaaaacccattGTACAATCGGCACGAAAACGTAAAACTCCGGCGGCTGGCAATGTCAAACCAAGGCCACcaaaaatatgtgaaatttgTGGGAATTCATATCGTTTCCAGCATGCTCTCAATGCACACATGAGACGTCATTATCAAGACAAACCATTCCCTTGCGAAATGTGCGAAAAAGCCTTTGTCTCGAATGTAGAACTTCGCCGTCATATGCGAGTCCATACTGGACTCAAACCCTACGCTTGTCAATATTGCGATAgacgtttttccgatttcggatCTCGTATCAAACACGAACGAACCCACACAGGCGAACGCCCTTACGCCTGTACCACTTGTGGTAAATCATTTGCATATCCTCATGTCCTCTCAGTTCATTTGCGAACCCACACGGGCGAAAAGAAATTTCGATGTGAATATTGTTCGAAGGGTTTCACGAAAAAGGCATATTTGCTATCGCATATAGAACAACATCATAGTTTCGCTAAGGAAGGTGTCACATATGAAACGACATTGGATAATGATGAAGGTGGCGATGCCATTTTGGAGGATAATAATGATATGCATGAAATGAAAGATGTGAAGTTTGACGATTGCGTATTTACATCAGAATATGGCGGCGAAACACATGAAATAATACAGGAAGAATGCGATGATGATGAAATATCACATGATGATGGTAGCGATAAGAAAATCGTGGTCCAACAATCACTCCTGCGTCCAAAGATAGAAAGTGGCAATCGCTCGGATTCTGATGTTCAAGAGGTAGAAATCCATCTTGACGAGTATACATTAAGAGTACGTTAG
- the LOC142229746 gene encoding C-mannosyltransferase dpy-19 homolog produces MKETKLVLMLAQSLIGTGFFFLYVHHVRYLFENRTNMAHLTQLERESLFRREDALYHSFYKTLTEAPDFWTGCKQLMNVTTIEYPHSVNVLSRFHVLPEITIGFLYHLLRSNSRLGILSLLSCWRSDDIRLTLEHGRCEGQALQFYFECVWLLGGITVLIIYMYGLLLSRNIFGGIYAVVSYIMFHSFASKIYERPMARENFAFPAIFVQMFYLCICIHRVTETKKYRMSVLTSLKLIYLTTVSLLCWQFSAIIFASQILILMLPWSITDVPDRVVGLFTMDYVLSQLMSNFLAYYYSFGNHRYLFGWQLGPLVGLSMITAFRLLKKPLNRQKEMASGEFSLSSSASGITENTAEFLFKTIPLGILISLCSQSTIMDILEMFGLAKPLENTYGLYRDLIIHWVLQAKVNFVTSLAACNPEYERMHWYELWGFIKNLVVKPYCLYGVVIMARFFRKWRKSTEVKEPNTEAIERAKNYVLEDFLEENHISMSDMSKKETEARLNECFEILAKCDYDYERYKKEKTKHKKDKTDERSEFLNDINKLKEQIHEQREQQQEKKIENDGEGHHGNNDNSDDPESDNRNNKRHENNHKSTNNRKEENDDNATDSTSPNITNTNSEEKENPSLNGKKSTASKASRQPLTKDVNDSSDTDYDDDENTCNYRSLHYIYSFLQMAVFTLMGLSIRKLFFLCFTQGCVLGSTICSSFMSNKNRRIFWTAYLLVFLTSVVNPGIKNIQEEYYPSTNKLGHDDLDTMLEWIKMNTEKDAVFAGPIDIIGTVHLSTRRPIVNHAHLEMKQISERTEHVYSIFSRQQSSDIYNQCSQLKIQYLIITVNDCENHISDECDLLSIWDDVQPAYRKYPQFCSELAVKNIPSFLKVFTNDYYAIIKMFSQSVQINLKYNKMPEKHM; encoded by the exons atgaaagaaacaaaattggTGTTAATGTTAGCACAGTCGTTAATAG GTACAGGTTTCTTTTTCCTGTATGTCCATCATGTTCGTTATTTGTTCGAGAATCGTACCAATATGGCCCACTTAACACAATTGGAACGAGAGTCATTATTTCGGCGTGAGGATGCTTTGTATCATAGCTTTTATAAGACCCTAACTGAAGCTCCAGATTTTTGGACGGGCTGTAAACAGCTAATGAATGTTACAACCATTGAGTATCCGCATAGCGTCAATGTATTAAGCAGATTTCATGTATTGCCTGAGATAACAATAGG ATTTCTTTATCATTTATTACGCTCCAACAGCAGATTGGGTATTTTATCTTTATTAAGCTGTTGGCGCTCGGATGACATACGTCTGACGCTTGAACATGGTCGCTGTGAAGGACAGGCTTTACAATTCTACTTTGAATGTGTTTGGCTACTGGGTGGCATTACCGTTCTTATAATTTACATGTATGGGCTTCTATTGAGCCGCAATATCTTTGGtggcatttatgctgttgtgtcCTACATAATGTTTCATAGCTTCGCCTCGAAAATCTATGAGAGGCCAATGGCCCGAGAGAATTTTGCATTTCCAGCAATATTTGTGCAAATGTTTTATCTTTGCATATGCATACATCGGGTGACAGAGACCAAAAAGTACAGGATGTCTGTGCTGACT tCTTTGAAGTTGATATACTTGACCACTGTGAGTTTATTGTGTTGGCAATTTTCTGCCATAATATTCGCTAGTCAAATTCTAATACTAATGTTACCATGGTCCATTACCGATGTACCAGATCGAGTGGTAGGCTTATTCACCATGGACTATGTGTTATCCCAACTTATGTCAAATTTCCTGGCCTATTACTATTCATTTGGCAATCATAGATATTTATTTGGTTGGCAATTGGGTCCTCTTGTGGGACTCTCTATGATAACAGCCTTTCGATTATTGAAGAAACCTTTAAATCGACAAAAGGAAATGGCAAGCGGGGAGTTTTCGCTTTCTTCTTCGGCATCTGGCATTACAGAAAACACAGCGGAATTTCTATTTAAAACCATACCCCTAGGTATATTGATATCATTATGCTCCCAGAGTACCATTATGGATATTCTGGAAATGTTTGGTTTGGCCAAGCCTTTGGAAAATACCTACGGCCTGTATCGAGATCTCATCATACATTGGGTATTGCAGGCCAAagttaattttgtcacaagtctGGCTGCCTGCAATCCTGAATATGAACGCATGCATTGGTATGAATTGTGGGGCTTTATCAAAAATCTTGTGGTTAAACCCTATTGTCTCTATGGTGTGGTCATAATGGCTAGATTCTTTCGTAAATGGCGAAAATCTACTGAAGTTAAAGAACCCAACACCGAGGCTATCGAAAGGGCCAAGAATTATGTGCTAGAAGATTTTCTTGAAGAGAATCACATCAGTATGTCAGATATGTCGAAAAAGGAAACCGAAGCCAGGCTTAACGAATGTTTTGAGATACTGGCCAAATGTGATTATGACTATGAGCGTTATAAAAAAGAGAagacaaaacataaaaaagacAAAACCGATGAACGTTCAGAATTTTTAAATGACATTAATAAACTAAAAGAACAAATTCACGAACAACGTGAACAGCAGCAAGAGAAGAAAATCGAAAATGATGGGGAGGGTCATCATGGCAATAACGATAATTCCGATGATCCTGAATCTGATAATCGTAATAATAAAAGACATGAAAACAATCATAAATCCACAAATAACCGCAAGGAGGAGAACGATGACAATGCCACAGACTCAACTTCGCCAAACATCACAAATACAAATTCGGAAGAAAAAGAAAATCCGTCCCTTAATGGTAAAAAATCAACAGCTTCCAAGGCGTCACGTCAACCATTGACAAAGGATGTTAACGATTCGTCAGACACTGATTATGACGATGATGAGAATACATGCAATTATCGCAGTCTTCATTACATCTACAGTTTCCTACAAATGGCCGTATTCACATTAATGGGTCTAAGTATAaggaaattatttttccttTGCTTTACACAAGGTTGTGTTCTTGGTTCAACGATATGTTCCTCGTTTATGTCTAATAAGAATCGTCGTATATTTTGGACAGCGTATTTGTTGGTCTTTTTGACGAGTGTTGTTAATCCAGGAATAAAG AATATTCAAGAAGAATATTATCCTTCTACAAACAAATTGGGTCACGATGATTTGGATACAATGTTAGAATGGATCAAAATgaatacagaaaaagatgcagtATTTGCAG gaccCATTGATATCATCGGCACAGTGCATTTATCAACAAGACGACCGATTGTTAATCATGCTCATTTAGAAATGAAACAAATTAG TGAACGTACCGAACATGTATATAGTATTTTTAGTCGTCAGCAGTCCTCAGATATTTACAATCAATGTTCCCAATTGAAAATCCAGTATTTAATTATAACTGTGAATGATTGTGAAAATCACATAAG TGATGAATGTGATTTACTATCCATATGGGATGATGTGCAACCTGCTTATCGTAAATATCCTCAATTTTGTTCAGAATTAGCTGTTAAGAATATACCGAGCTTTTTAAAAGTATTTACCAACGATTATTATGCCATTATCAAAATGTTCTCACAAAGTGTACAAATCAACttgaaatacaataaaatgcCCGAAAAGCATATGTAA